The following are encoded together in the Paraburkholderia sp. BL10I2N1 genome:
- a CDS encoding ABC transporter ATP-binding protein: MAEIELRNVSKRFGDIVAVDDLSIDVKDGEFLVLLGPSGAGKTTTLRLIAGLERPDTGDMLIDGEVATGVHPSDRDVAFIFQQYSLYPHLTVFGNLAFPLRSPKRRTNEAEVRARVQAVAEMLHMESKLENMATHLSGGEMQRVAIGRALVRQPKAFLMDEPLSSLDAKLREELRIELKRLHHTIGATIIYVTHDQVEATTLADRIGILEHGRLVQLGTPREVYGNPVSLGAAQRLGSPPINLLPPALFDSAVVPAGTATVAIRPEDIVLHDGDALDARDALNLKVLEYSPLRHVLILDREGTAVVATTLVERNFTPGQSVGVSLPPRSLLYFRADGRRIPA; this comes from the coding sequence ATGGCTGAGATCGAATTGCGCAACGTATCGAAGCGCTTCGGCGACATCGTCGCAGTGGACGACCTGTCGATCGATGTCAAGGACGGTGAGTTTCTCGTGCTGCTCGGGCCGAGCGGTGCGGGTAAAACCACGACGCTGCGCCTGATCGCCGGGCTCGAGCGGCCCGATACTGGCGACATGCTGATCGACGGTGAGGTGGCGACAGGCGTTCACCCGTCCGACCGCGATGTCGCATTCATTTTCCAGCAGTACTCGCTGTATCCGCACCTGACGGTGTTCGGCAATCTGGCCTTCCCGTTGCGATCGCCGAAAAGGCGCACTAACGAAGCCGAGGTGCGTGCGCGTGTGCAGGCGGTGGCGGAGATGCTGCATATGGAATCGAAGCTCGAGAACATGGCGACGCATCTCTCCGGCGGCGAGATGCAGCGCGTCGCGATCGGACGCGCGTTGGTGCGGCAACCAAAGGCGTTCTTGATGGACGAGCCGCTCTCGTCGCTCGATGCGAAGTTGCGGGAAGAATTGCGGATCGAGTTGAAGCGCCTGCATCACACGATCGGCGCGACGATCATCTACGTCACGCACGACCAGGTGGAGGCGACGACGCTCGCGGATCGCATCGGCATTCTCGAACACGGTCGTCTGGTGCAACTGGGTACGCCGCGCGAGGTGTATGGCAATCCCGTTTCGCTGGGCGCCGCGCAGCGTCTCGGTTCACCGCCCATCAACCTGTTGCCGCCCGCGCTGTTCGATTCCGCGGTGGTTCCGGCGGGCACCGCGACCGTCGCGATCCGACCGGAGGACATCGTTTTGCACGACGGCGATGCGCTTGATGCACGCGACGCGCTGAATCTGAAAGTGCTCGAATATTCGCCGCTGCGGCATGTGTTGATTCTCGATCGCGAAGGAACAGCGGTGGTGGCGACAACCCTCGTCGAACGCAATTTCACTCCCGGGCAGTCGGTGGGCGTTTCACTTCCACCGCGCAGCCTTCTCTATTTCCGCGCCGACGGCAGGAGGATTCCGGCATGA
- the dhaL gene encoding dihydroxyacetone kinase subunit DhaL — protein MNGKTVMACIDAAYASLKEHTDEIALLDQQIGDGDHIFNLLRGMEALLAVRTEIESEAFGPALDIAASKVLSTVGGSSGPLFFSLLIGMSKATADNAMDVGGFARFFSAGVDAVSQRGKTGVGSKTMMDVLIPVARRFDELAADGASAQTILDALPPVAEENMLATRDMLATKGRASFLGERSRGHIDPGARSSQIMIAAVCARLAQNRA, from the coding sequence ATGAACGGTAAAACGGTCATGGCGTGCATCGACGCCGCATACGCATCCCTGAAAGAGCACACAGACGAAATTGCCTTGCTTGACCAGCAGATCGGCGACGGTGACCACATCTTCAATCTGCTGCGCGGCATGGAGGCGCTGCTCGCCGTGCGCACGGAAATCGAAAGCGAGGCGTTCGGCCCTGCGCTTGACATCGCAGCGAGCAAGGTGCTGTCGACGGTGGGCGGGTCGTCGGGGCCGTTGTTCTTTTCGCTGCTAATCGGCATGTCAAAGGCAACCGCGGACAATGCGATGGATGTCGGCGGATTTGCGCGCTTTTTTTCAGCGGGCGTGGATGCCGTCAGTCAGCGAGGAAAGACGGGCGTCGGAAGCAAGACGATGATGGACGTCCTGATTCCGGTCGCGAGGCGCTTCGACGAACTGGCCGCAGACGGCGCGTCCGCGCAGACGATACTCGACGCGTTGCCTCCGGTGGCCGAGGAAAACATGCTGGCCACCCGTGACATGCTTGCGACAAAAGGCCGGGCGTCGTTTCTTGGCGAGCGTTCGCGAGGACACATCGATCCCGGGGCGCGTTCCAGTCAGATCATGATTGCAGCGGTGTGTGCGCGTCTCGCGCAAAACAGAGCGTAA
- the dhaK gene encoding dihydroxyacetone kinase subunit DhaK, producing MKKFINHVDDFLAESLSGFAAAHADLVVLNNEPVFVRRKDRKPGKVALISGGGSGHEPLHSGFVGYGMLDAACPGQIFTSPTPDQMMAAAKAVDTGAGVLFIVKNYSGDLMNFEMASEMSEVPNAMVLINDDVAVENSSYTTGRRGVAGAVIVEKMVGSMAESGANLEQCKAFGDRINKHTASMGVAFTSCTVPAAGTLTFKIGDDEIEVGVGIHGEPGRRRAKFASADTIAGELLTAIVDDLKPTAGAALLVLVNGLGGTPLGELYLLFNSTRTWLQKRDLKIARVQVGALTTSLEMAGASITLCVLDDEMTKHWDSVVHTPALRWGV from the coding sequence ATGAAAAAATTCATCAACCACGTCGACGATTTTCTCGCCGAAAGTCTGTCGGGATTCGCCGCTGCCCACGCCGACCTGGTCGTGCTCAACAACGAGCCGGTGTTCGTGAGACGCAAGGACCGGAAACCAGGCAAGGTCGCACTGATATCGGGCGGCGGTTCAGGGCATGAACCGCTCCATTCAGGATTTGTCGGCTACGGCATGCTTGACGCCGCCTGTCCGGGGCAGATCTTCACGTCGCCGACGCCGGACCAGATGATGGCCGCCGCCAAGGCAGTCGATACCGGTGCCGGGGTGCTGTTCATCGTGAAGAACTACTCGGGCGATCTGATGAACTTCGAAATGGCGTCCGAGATGTCCGAGGTGCCGAATGCGATGGTCCTCATCAACGACGACGTCGCGGTGGAGAACTCCAGCTATACGACAGGGCGGCGCGGGGTTGCCGGTGCGGTGATCGTCGAAAAGATGGTCGGCAGCATGGCCGAAAGCGGCGCGAATCTCGAGCAATGCAAGGCGTTTGGCGACCGGATCAACAAGCATACGGCATCGATGGGTGTTGCGTTCACCAGCTGCACGGTGCCAGCTGCGGGCACGCTGACGTTCAAGATCGGCGACGATGAGATCGAAGTCGGCGTCGGCATTCATGGCGAGCCGGGCAGGCGGCGCGCGAAATTCGCGTCGGCCGATACGATTGCCGGGGAGTTGCTGACGGCCATCGTCGACGATCTCAAGCCAACGGCTGGGGCGGCCTTGCTCGTGCTCGTGAACGGCCTGGGTGGCACGCCGCTTGGCGAGCTTTATCTGCTCTTCAATTCAACGCGCACGTGGCTTCAAAAACGCGATCTGAAGATCGCACGCGTGCAGGTGGGCGCGCTAACGACTTCGCTCGAAATGGCGGGCGCGTCGATCACCCTCTGCGTGCTCGACGACGAGATGACGAAGCATTGGGACAGCGTGGTGCACACGCCGGCGCTAAGGTGGGGTGTATAG
- a CDS encoding DUF4337 domain-containing protein encodes MSDEFEVHGPHDHAVEHVGAHTPDRTAARIAVMTAILASIGAISSYQSGANENLALFYKNEAAIRKTEAANQWAYYQAKGEKQNLAELGAALSDPSSEAHARFLADAQRYKSEKEPIRAHAEAIEKEVEKDNAASESLLHQHHRWAQATTLIQISIALAAITLLTRKKWLQRMSVGVAAVGIAVCVAAFLGV; translated from the coding sequence ATGTCAGACGAATTCGAAGTCCATGGCCCCCACGACCACGCGGTCGAACATGTCGGCGCACATACCCCCGACCGGACCGCCGCGCGCATCGCCGTGATGACAGCCATCCTCGCAAGCATCGGCGCGATCTCTTCGTACCAGAGCGGCGCCAACGAGAATCTCGCGCTGTTCTACAAGAACGAAGCAGCCATCCGCAAGACCGAAGCGGCCAATCAGTGGGCCTACTATCAGGCGAAAGGCGAAAAGCAGAATCTGGCCGAACTGGGCGCAGCGCTTAGCGATCCGTCATCGGAAGCGCATGCGCGCTTTCTCGCGGACGCGCAGCGCTACAAGTCCGAAAAGGAGCCGATTCGCGCGCACGCGGAGGCGATCGAAAAGGAGGTAGAAAAAGATAACGCCGCCAGCGAATCCCTGCTACACCAGCATCATCGATGGGCGCAGGCGACCACGCTGATCCAGATCTCCATCGCGCTGGCGGCCATCACGCTGCTTACCCGCAAGAAATGGCTGCAGCGGATGTCGGTTGGCGTGGCCGCCGTGGGGATCGCTGTCTGCGTCGCGGCCTTTCTTGGCGTGTGA
- a CDS encoding metallophosphoesterase: MTSRARQNSAVAQTPFAPRLLERPVFAQPQPTADPTVFRVPHPSDDAAYKEIDKLNAEHKLFPLPFPAPRGGVEPQLSLVQVLGGDAAQIDRIVASGQLVFHALGDCGSTKGPATQNEVADKMTADFTEASSGEIPRFAWLLGDVVYSFGEGRYYYDQFYEPYRNYPAPILACAGNHDGMVSPEAYATSLAAWLRNFCAETFGVTPEAGGLSRTAQIQPGVFFTFDAPFVRVLALYSNTLEDPGVIADSNIGKSQLDFLDAAFKRVKAENYQGALLIADHHPPYCAGGHGSSADMLAQIDEVCRANGVWPHAFLSGHAHSYQRFTRVRSADGTQIPYIVCGNGGHGLVKLAPSGSPALRAPQVIQTASADTDQVVLENYDDTNYGYLRIVVTATQLRVEYHSASDGTHTKAPNDYVTVNLADRKIAHFVARDLGRTQAAAAARALIGR, from the coding sequence ATGACATCGCGCGCAAGGCAGAACAGTGCAGTGGCGCAAACGCCTTTCGCGCCGCGGTTGCTGGAGCGGCCGGTGTTCGCGCAGCCGCAGCCGACAGCGGATCCCACGGTGTTCCGGGTGCCACATCCGTCCGATGACGCGGCATACAAGGAGATCGACAAACTCAACGCCGAACACAAGCTCTTCCCGCTACCGTTTCCTGCTCCACGCGGAGGTGTCGAGCCGCAACTGTCCCTCGTGCAGGTGCTCGGCGGCGACGCCGCGCAGATCGACCGGATCGTCGCATCTGGGCAACTCGTGTTCCATGCATTGGGTGATTGCGGCAGCACGAAAGGTCCCGCCACGCAGAACGAAGTAGCGGACAAGATGACCGCAGACTTCACTGAGGCAAGCTCGGGCGAAATTCCGCGATTTGCATGGCTGCTCGGCGACGTGGTGTACAGTTTTGGTGAAGGCAGGTACTACTACGATCAGTTTTACGAGCCCTATCGGAACTATCCGGCGCCGATCCTCGCGTGTGCGGGCAATCACGATGGCATGGTGTCGCCCGAGGCATACGCGACGAGCCTCGCTGCATGGTTGCGCAACTTCTGCGCCGAGACGTTTGGCGTCACCCCGGAGGCGGGCGGCCTGTCGCGCACCGCGCAGATCCAGCCTGGCGTGTTCTTTACGTTCGATGCGCCATTTGTGCGAGTGCTGGCGCTCTACAGCAATACGCTGGAGGACCCTGGCGTGATCGCCGACAGCAATATCGGCAAAAGCCAGCTCGATTTCCTCGATGCTGCGTTTAAGCGCGTCAAGGCCGAAAACTACCAGGGGGCCTTGCTGATAGCGGACCATCACCCGCCCTACTGTGCTGGCGGGCACGGATCGAGCGCGGACATGCTTGCCCAGATAGACGAGGTGTGCCGCGCGAACGGCGTCTGGCCGCATGCGTTCCTGTCAGGTCATGCGCACAGCTATCAACGGTTCACGCGAGTGAGAAGTGCTGACGGCACCCAGATTCCCTACATCGTGTGCGGAAACGGTGGGCACGGTCTGGTAAAGCTCGCACCGTCGGGCAGCCCTGCGCTCCGCGCGCCGCAGGTCATACAGACAGCCTCGGCCGACACCGATCAGGTGGTGCTGGAAAACTACGATGACACGAACTATGGCTACCTGCGCATCGTCGTGACAGCGACCCAGCTTCGTGTCGAATACCATTCAGCTTCAGATGGCACCCACACGAAAGCGCCCAACGACTACGTGACCGTCAATCTCGCGGACCGCAAGATTGCGCACTTCGTCGCGCGTGATCTCGGCAGAACGCAAGCCGCGGCGGCGGCGCGGGCGTTGATTGGTCGCTGA